A region of Nostoc sp. 'Peltigera membranacea cyanobiont' N6 DNA encodes the following proteins:
- the cimA gene encoding citramalate synthase translates to MTTNSSPQLWLYDTTLRDGTQREGLSVSIEDKLRIAKRLDQLGVPFIEGGWPGANPKDVQFFWQLQEDPLKQAEIVAFCSTRRPNSTAATEPMLQDILAAGTRWVTIFGKSWDLHVTTSLKTTLEENLAMIRDTIEYLRSQGRRIIYDAEHWFDGYKHNPDYALQTLEAAIASGAEWLVLCDTNGGTLPHEVSQIVQDVSSHLSFVISQEPMTKDKGQRTIPQIGIHTHNDSEMAVANAIAAVMAGAKMVQGTINGYGERCGNANLCSLIPNLQLKLGYSCITEDQLTQLTEASRFVSEVVNLAPDEHAPFVGLSAFAHKGGIHVSAVERNPLTYEHIQPEQVGNHRRIVISEQSGLSNVLAKARSFGINLDQLKAEAKQILQRLKDLESEGFQFEAAEASFALLMHEALGGRQKFFEVKGFQVHCDLIEGKETSNALATVKIAVDGKNILEAAEGNGPVAALDAALRKALVNFYPQIATFDLTDYKVRILNGHTGTAAKTRVLVESGNGRQRWTTVGVSTNILEASYQAVVEGLEYGLLLHSQAEAAVKASS, encoded by the coding sequence ATGACCACAAATTCTTCACCTCAACTTTGGCTCTATGACACTACATTACGGGATGGCACTCAGCGCGAGGGGCTATCAGTATCGATAGAAGATAAGTTACGCATTGCCAAGAGACTCGATCAACTGGGAGTTCCTTTCATTGAAGGCGGTTGGCCTGGTGCTAATCCCAAGGATGTACAATTTTTCTGGCAACTCCAAGAAGATCCGCTAAAACAAGCTGAAATTGTGGCTTTTTGTTCGACTCGCCGGCCTAACTCCACTGCTGCAACCGAGCCGATGCTACAGGATATTTTGGCTGCGGGAACTCGCTGGGTAACGATTTTTGGCAAGTCTTGGGATTTACATGTCACAACCAGCCTCAAGACGACATTAGAAGAAAATTTGGCGATGATTCGTGACACCATTGAGTACCTCCGTTCTCAAGGGCGGCGGATTATCTACGATGCCGAACATTGGTTTGATGGTTACAAGCACAATCCAGATTATGCTTTACAGACATTAGAGGCTGCGATCGCATCTGGTGCTGAATGGCTAGTCCTGTGTGATACTAATGGCGGTACTTTACCCCATGAAGTTAGCCAAATTGTGCAAGATGTCAGTAGTCATTTGTCATTTGTCATCAGTCAAGAACCAATGACCAAGGACAAAGGACAAAGGACAATCCCTCAAATTGGAATTCATACTCATAACGATTCAGAAATGGCGGTTGCTAACGCAATAGCCGCCGTGATGGCAGGGGCAAAGATGGTACAGGGGACAATTAATGGTTATGGTGAACGTTGCGGTAATGCTAACCTTTGTTCGTTAATTCCCAATTTACAACTGAAGCTGGGCTACAGTTGTATCACAGAAGACCAGCTAACACAACTTACAGAAGCTAGTCGGTTTGTGAGTGAGGTGGTCAACCTCGCGCCTGATGAACACGCTCCCTTTGTGGGACTTTCGGCTTTTGCCCACAAGGGTGGTATTCATGTATCAGCTGTAGAACGCAATCCCCTAACTTACGAACATATTCAGCCGGAACAAGTCGGGAATCATCGCCGCATCGTGATTTCTGAACAGTCTGGACTTAGCAATGTTTTAGCCAAAGCCCGCAGTTTCGGGATTAACCTCGACCAGCTAAAGGCAGAAGCCAAGCAAATTCTCCAGCGTCTTAAAGATTTGGAGAGTGAAGGATTTCAATTTGAAGCCGCAGAGGCCAGTTTTGCCCTACTGATGCACGAAGCTTTGGGAGGTCGCCAGAAGTTTTTTGAAGTTAAAGGTTTTCAAGTCCACTGTGATTTGATTGAGGGGAAAGAAACTAGTAATGCCTTAGCTACGGTCAAAATCGCTGTTGACGGCAAAAATATTCTGGAGGCGGCGGAAGGGAATGGCCCGGTTGCTGCGTTGGATGCGGCTTTACGCAAGGCTTTGGTGAACTTTTATCCCCAAATAGCAACCTTTGATTTGACAGATTACAAAGTGCGGATTCTCAACGGACATACGGGCACTGCGGCGAAAACCCGCGTGTTGGTAGAATCAGGCAATGGTCGTCAACGCTGGACTACGGTGGGGGTTTCTACCAATATTTTGGAGGCTTCCTATCAAGCGGTGGTGGAGGGCTTGGAATACGGTTTGTTATTGCACTCTCAAGCAGAAGCGGCGGTGAAAGCTTCTAGTTGA
- the thiO gene encoding glycine oxidase ThiO, with amino-acid sequence MTSEIVIIGGGVIGLAIAIELKLRGTNVTVLCRDFQAAATHAAAGMLAPDAENITNEAMLSLCWRSRALYPDWTRKLEELTGLNTGYRPCGILAPVFAEAGGQGAGGRGEVSPSASNFSPAYWLNKEAIHQYQPGLGAEVVGGWWYPEDAQVDNKALAHVLRTAAESIGVELKDGITVEGFLQQQGQVVGVQTNAGIIRAAHYVLASGAWSNELLPLPVVPRKGQMLSVRIPEFAPDLPLKRVLFGQNIYIVPRCDRLVIGATSEDVGFTPNNTPDGIQKLLQAAIRLYPQLKHYPIQEFWWGFRPATPDELPILGTTHCQNLTFATGHYRNGILLTPVTASLIADLILEQKPDPLLADFHYSRFQSQPSTSTPMLTHSANFSNGHHTAISPLPIQDSPLIIAGKTFQSRLMTGTGKYRSIEEMQQSVIASDCQIVTVAVRRVQTKAPGHEGLAEALDWTKIWMLPNTAGCQTAEEAIRVARLGREMAKLLGQEDNNFVKLEVIPDLKYLLPDPIGTLQAAEQLVKEGFAVLPYINADPMLAKRLEEVGCATVMPLASPIGSGQGLKTTANIQIIIENAGIPVVVDAGIGSPSEAAQAMELGADVLLINSAIALSPNPAAMARAMNLATVAGRLAYLAGRMPIKDYASPSSPLTGTITS; translated from the coding sequence ATGACTAGTGAGATCGTAATTATTGGTGGCGGCGTTATTGGTTTAGCGATCGCCATTGAACTAAAATTGCGCGGGACAAACGTCACCGTGCTTTGTCGTGACTTTCAGGCTGCCGCTACCCACGCCGCCGCCGGGATGTTAGCACCAGATGCGGAAAACATCACTAATGAGGCAATGCTTTCATTGTGTTGGCGATCTCGTGCTTTATATCCCGACTGGACGCGCAAATTAGAAGAACTAACCGGCTTAAATACTGGCTACCGTCCTTGTGGTATCCTCGCACCCGTATTTGCAGAGGCTGGAGGGCAGGGGGCAGGGGGCAGGGGGGAAGTTTCTCCCTCTGCTTCCAACTTTTCTCCTGCTTACTGGTTAAATAAAGAGGCAATTCATCAATATCAGCCAGGATTGGGAGCAGAGGTAGTTGGTGGCTGGTGGTATCCTGAAGACGCACAAGTTGATAATAAGGCTCTAGCTCACGTATTGCGGACTGCGGCTGAATCTATTGGTGTTGAACTCAAAGATGGTATTACGGTAGAAGGATTTTTACAGCAGCAAGGACAAGTGGTTGGCGTGCAAACCAATGCTGGAATAATTCGCGCCGCGCACTATGTTTTAGCTTCAGGTGCTTGGTCAAATGAGTTATTACCGCTACCAGTGGTACCCAGAAAAGGACAAATGCTGAGTGTGCGGATACCAGAATTTGCGCCAGACTTGCCCTTGAAGCGGGTTTTGTTTGGGCAGAATATTTACATCGTACCAAGATGCGATCGCCTGGTTATCGGGGCAACAAGCGAAGACGTTGGCTTCACCCCCAACAACACCCCAGACGGCATTCAAAAATTATTACAAGCTGCCATCCGGCTGTATCCCCAATTAAAGCATTATCCCATCCAAGAGTTCTGGTGGGGATTTCGCCCAGCCACCCCCGATGAGTTACCCATCCTTGGCACTACTCACTGTCAAAATTTAACCTTTGCAACTGGTCATTACCGTAACGGAATTCTACTGACACCCGTAACAGCCTCATTGATTGCCGACTTAATATTAGAACAAAAGCCCGATCCTCTACTTGCTGATTTTCACTATTCACGCTTCCAATCCCAGCCATCTACCTCCACCCCAATGCTGACTCACTCTGCCAATTTCTCTAACGGGCATCATACTGCTATATCCCCACTCCCTATTCAAGACTCCCCACTAATTATTGCTGGCAAAACCTTTCAATCCCGCTTGATGACGGGAACTGGTAAGTATCGCAGCATTGAAGAAATGCAGCAAAGCGTCATTGCCAGTGATTGCCAAATTGTCACCGTGGCAGTCCGACGGGTACAAACTAAAGCCCCCGGACATGAAGGTTTAGCTGAAGCTTTAGATTGGACAAAAATTTGGATGTTACCCAATACCGCAGGTTGTCAAACAGCTGAAGAGGCGATTCGGGTAGCGCGTTTGGGACGAGAAATGGCGAAATTGTTAGGGCAGGAAGATAATAATTTTGTCAAGTTAGAAGTAATACCTGACCTTAAGTATTTACTCCCAGATCCAATTGGGACGCTGCAAGCCGCAGAACAACTAGTGAAAGAAGGTTTTGCAGTCTTGCCCTATATTAACGCTGACCCCATGTTAGCCAAGCGGTTAGAAGAAGTAGGCTGTGCGACGGTAATGCCTTTGGCATCGCCAATTGGTTCTGGACAAGGGCTAAAGACAACCGCCAACATCCAAATCATCATCGAAAATGCAGGTATACCGGTGGTGGTAGATGCAGGTATTGGTTCACCCTCAGAAGCCGCTCAAGCAATGGAATTGGGAGCAGATGTTTTATTAATTAATAGTGCGATCGCACTTTCTCCAAACCCAGCAGCAATGGCTCGTGCCATGAATTTAGCAACAGTCGCCGGTCGTCTAGCATACCTTGCTGGCAGGATGCCCATCAAAGATTATGCCAGTCCTAGTTCACCTCTCACCGGGACAATTACTAGTTAG
- a CDS encoding choice-of-anchor K domain-containing protein, with the protein MKLSLIFATAISSFFMSATTGFSFSGQADALTFSGISSGTWGEPTPGSTDTNPVYTGVGSNTFTWGDANVCPSNPSTPGCTVTGSNKLTFNGSSFSADINSAFKIADLTYFNGTVLKGTSVEFVPLNLNVSFNPPTGISQVFDFKLHLVNTPNDATDPEDNADFVFIDKNLSDRSFTFEGNKYTLELTGFNPDIPQISVKALEGGTNRTAIYAEIKPIPEPAMIAGISLLGIYLISRKKFWENKY; encoded by the coding sequence ATGAAACTAAGTTTGATTTTTGCGACTGCTATATCTAGTTTTTTTATGAGTGCAACCACAGGATTTAGTTTCTCTGGTCAAGCAGATGCTCTCACTTTTTCTGGTATCTCTAGTGGTACATGGGGAGAACCTACTCCAGGAAGCACCGATACCAATCCCGTATATACAGGTGTGGGAAGCAACACATTTACTTGGGGCGATGCTAATGTTTGTCCATCAAATCCAAGTACTCCTGGGTGTACAGTCACAGGCTCAAATAAACTTACCTTTAATGGAAGTTCATTCTCAGCAGACATCAACTCTGCATTCAAAATAGCTGATTTGACTTACTTTAATGGAACGGTACTCAAAGGTACAAGCGTTGAATTTGTACCTTTAAATCTCAATGTATCCTTCAACCCTCCCACTGGAATCAGCCAAGTTTTTGACTTCAAGTTGCATCTAGTAAATACACCTAATGACGCAACAGATCCTGAAGATAATGCAGACTTTGTATTCATAGACAAAAATTTGAGCGATCGCAGTTTCACCTTTGAAGGCAATAAATACACGCTTGAGTTAACTGGCTTTAATCCAGACATTCCCCAGATAAGTGTTAAGGCTCTTGAAGGAGGGACAAATAGAACAGCTATTTATGCCGAAATCAAACCCATACCCGAACCTGCAATGATAGCGGGTATATCACTGCTAGGGATATATCTGATATCTCGGAAAAAATTCTGGGAGAATAAATACTAA
- a CDS encoding EAL domain-containing protein — protein MSQICPISKTCACRNVARCQTKEAGRLFLWFPVPHTLTKVTSYLKKFALKYELMHERPGLSLDCKPGQSLEIARNLAKLLAPRELKETQVLFMQGTFQPQIHDFSDIASLQRFIKLNQSDWLVEMLATERFTSYFQPIVSINDTSQIFGYESLLRGLDEEGNLVLPTPIVELATEAGLLPQLDQVARLSAITQFSRYQVSGHIFINFAPTSLYDPAFCLRSTVEAIDIAGFSHDRVVFEVVESDNPQDLTHLKAVLKYYRDAGFLIALDDLGSGYSSLNLLHQLRPDFIKLDMELIRDVHQDLYKASITEKLLEITQKLNIQTVAEGIECIEELNWLRERGANFAQGYLIAKPSAVPITTTPYFDPIALTIGSANSQVVEQVQHQSESERIVAAVTQRIRQSLELDEILQTTAAEVRQLFEVDRVLIYQFEPDWSGLVAVESLAEGCMSIFGFHVMDTCFQSTRAAYYQQGNTRAIEDIENAGLSPCHIHLLRSLQIRANLVVPILQQERLWGLLIAHQCRQPRQWQQSEINLFNQLAGQAAIAIQQSELYHQLQQANQELQRLACSDGLTQVGNRRCFDDTFNAQWQRLAREQGSLSLILCDVDYFKLYNDTHGHLAGDDALRQVAKAISQTVKRPADLVARYGGEEFAVILPNTDMEGAIAVARDIQTNISALKMPHSHSQISEFITLSLGVATITPHRQLSPATLIAAADQGLYQAKAQGRNCVVQMDCEDVEPKSLI, from the coding sequence ATGAGCCAAATATGTCCTATCTCCAAAACCTGTGCTTGTCGCAATGTTGCACGCTGCCAGACTAAGGAAGCAGGCAGGCTCTTTCTCTGGTTCCCCGTTCCACATACCCTAACAAAAGTCACCTCCTACCTAAAGAAGTTTGCCTTAAAGTATGAATTGATGCACGAGCGTCCAGGTTTGAGTTTGGACTGTAAACCCGGACAGTCCCTAGAAATTGCTCGTAATCTGGCCAAACTACTTGCACCAAGAGAATTAAAAGAGACGCAAGTCCTTTTCATGCAAGGTACTTTCCAACCTCAAATCCACGATTTTAGTGACATCGCCTCATTACAACGCTTCATTAAGTTGAACCAATCCGACTGGCTGGTTGAAATGCTGGCAACGGAACGATTTACCAGTTACTTCCAACCAATTGTCTCAATTAACGATACATCACAGATTTTTGGATATGAATCGCTCTTGCGGGGACTGGATGAAGAAGGCAATTTAGTGCTACCAACACCAATTGTGGAGTTAGCAACCGAAGCCGGACTTCTACCACAACTAGACCAAGTTGCTCGCCTCAGCGCAATTACTCAATTCAGCCGCTATCAAGTGAGTGGGCACATCTTCATCAATTTTGCACCAACGTCACTTTATGACCCAGCTTTTTGCCTACGTAGTACAGTAGAAGCAATTGATATTGCGGGATTTTCTCACGATCGCGTTGTTTTTGAAGTCGTGGAATCAGACAATCCTCAAGATTTAACTCACCTCAAGGCAGTGCTTAAATACTACCGCGATGCTGGGTTTTTAATCGCTCTTGATGACCTTGGTTCTGGCTATTCCAGCCTAAACTTGCTGCATCAGTTACGTCCAGACTTTATCAAGCTGGATATGGAGTTAATACGAGATGTACATCAAGACCTTTACAAAGCTTCGATTACCGAGAAGCTTCTAGAGATTACTCAAAAATTAAACATCCAGACCGTTGCTGAAGGAATTGAGTGCATTGAGGAACTGAATTGGCTGCGAGAACGAGGTGCAAATTTTGCTCAAGGCTATTTGATTGCTAAACCCAGTGCAGTGCCTATTACTACAACCCCTTACTTCGATCCGATCGCATTAACTATAGGATCAGCAAATTCTCAGGTAGTTGAGCAGGTTCAACACCAAAGCGAGTCCGAACGAATTGTGGCAGCAGTGACGCAGCGCATTCGCCAATCGTTGGAGTTAGACGAGATTTTGCAAACCACAGCAGCCGAAGTGCGACAACTGTTTGAGGTAGACCGAGTGCTGATTTACCAGTTTGAGCCAGACTGGAGTGGATTAGTTGCTGTAGAATCCTTAGCAGAAGGGTGTATGTCGATTTTTGGATTTCACGTCATGGATACCTGCTTTCAATCTACCCGTGCAGCTTACTATCAACAAGGTAACACCAGAGCGATCGAAGACATTGAAAATGCGGGACTATCGCCGTGTCATATTCACCTCCTCCGAAGTCTGCAAATCCGGGCAAACCTTGTTGTGCCAATTTTGCAGCAAGAGCGGTTGTGGGGACTATTGATCGCTCACCAATGCCGTCAGCCCAGACAATGGCAGCAATCGGAGATTAACTTGTTTAACCAGTTAGCAGGTCAAGCTGCGATCGCTATTCAGCAATCAGAACTTTACCACCAATTACAACAAGCAAACCAAGAATTACAGCGCCTTGCCTGTTCGGATGGTCTAACCCAAGTAGGAAATCGACGCTGCTTTGATGACACATTCAACGCACAGTGGCAAAGGTTGGCACGAGAGCAAGGTTCGCTATCTTTAATTTTGTGTGATGTCGATTACTTTAAGCTTTACAACGACACGCATGGACATCTGGCAGGAGATGATGCACTCAGACAGGTTGCCAAGGCAATCTCTCAGACAGTTAAACGCCCTGCTGATTTAGTTGCTCGTTATGGTGGAGAAGAGTTTGCAGTCATTTTGCCGAATACTGATATGGAAGGGGCTATTGCAGTTGCAAGAGATATTCAGACCAATATTAGCGCATTAAAAATGCCTCATTCCCATTCTCAGATTAGTGAATTCATTACCCTCAGTCTTGGTGTGGCAACCATCACTCCTCATCGCCAATTATCTCCCGCAACCTTAATTGCTGCTGCCGATCAGGGACTCTACCAGGCAAAAGCCCAAGGAAGAAATTGTGTGGTGCAGATGGACTGTGAGGATGTTGAACCTAAATCTCTCATTTAG
- a CDS encoding 2Fe-2S iron-sulfur cluster-binding protein, with the protein MPKVVAEGKTIECVSGSNLRAILLQNGIDLYNDGAKVINCRGIGSCGTCAVKVEGKVSTANWRDRTRRSLPPHSPTTDLRLACQTQVLGDVKVTKFDGFWGQGSRIVWTPKG; encoded by the coding sequence ATGCCTAAGGTAGTAGCTGAAGGTAAAACAATTGAGTGCGTAAGCGGAAGCAATCTCCGAGCAATTTTGCTGCAAAATGGTATTGACCTCTACAATGACGGTGCTAAGGTAATAAACTGTCGAGGCATTGGCAGTTGCGGAACCTGTGCGGTTAAGGTAGAGGGCAAAGTATCAACAGCGAATTGGCGCGATCGAACCCGGCGTTCGCTTCCTCCCCATTCTCCTACAACAGACTTACGTTTAGCCTGCCAAACTCAGGTTTTAGGCGATGTGAAAGTGACAAAGTTTGATGGATTTTGGGGACAAGGTTCTCGAATAGTGTGGACACCAAAAGGTTAA
- a CDS encoding tetratricopeptide repeat protein → MNDTAYNNNSTWNRQVYHRLKLALSLGLRRQLFLSVCDNLHLRNQVAARLHSTLAYPVGQVLYRSSNAQENSTPAYPRLVTLRLNLNDPNPIVQINQWLANYPPPIIGASKDTPGRPFPVPAFQIVGVEHLTKQPVATQRLFLHYLRLSEQYFSTQESSRFLESNLLLWIPRPWLSAIKQSAPQFWRCRTGVFVFAGEPTPATQAGYPERFSRSGSLDLENIEQSIIDESVSQAELRTVATEFKFENNSDFPAEIQENDVHQTQEATPQQQEFTNRSGSGNDNQSLSSLSYVSSELTELVIATINTNSAQNTEDYLQPQQILLEIEELHKNQVPGEILAEAYHRLGTLYRLRIEQGDSTLENLMVAIIAYQEAISYDETSSQLPDILNDLGTLYWMLYRTPPNSEEGQTYIEQAIEFYQLALKMMSPQTHRETYARVQNNLGTAYGDLARFSHPSENWQQAILAYSEALSYRTAEMDSLKYAACQNNLGTAYWHLGQYNQPIVHLKKAIAAYNEALIHYNPKEEPLKYGMIQNNIGTACWNLAQYEQPAQNLQLAINVYSEALKYRTPANVPSACAATQNNLGTAYWHLANLSQTTKQARQNYLQLCISAYEEAIDLAHSLSGTLLSFDLLASYNNLGLAHYQLVIDKSFNGDKPTRSQHLEVALENHLKALKGLSKQPEAYQTTFTYVVKTIRAFHNELGIQGQNLALSKIPSQLLPEILSKL, encoded by the coding sequence GTGAATGATACTGCATACAACAATAATTCAACTTGGAATCGGCAAGTATACCACCGCCTGAAACTTGCCTTAAGTCTTGGCTTGCGACGACAACTTTTTTTATCTGTATGTGATAATTTACACTTAAGAAATCAAGTAGCAGCCCGTTTGCATTCTACATTGGCTTATCCTGTTGGACAGGTGCTATATCGGTCATCAAATGCTCAGGAAAATAGCACTCCAGCTTATCCGCGATTAGTTACGTTACGTTTGAATTTAAACGACCCCAATCCCATAGTCCAGATAAATCAATGGCTGGCAAATTATCCACCGCCAATTATTGGGGCATCAAAAGATACCCCTGGAAGACCTTTTCCAGTCCCAGCATTTCAGATTGTAGGTGTGGAGCATCTCACCAAGCAACCAGTCGCAACACAGCGTTTATTTTTACACTATCTTCGTTTAAGCGAACAATATTTTTCTACCCAAGAATCCAGCCGATTCCTAGAATCTAACTTGCTGTTGTGGATACCGCGCCCTTGGTTATCTGCCATCAAGCAATCAGCACCACAGTTTTGGCGTTGCCGGACTGGCGTATTTGTATTTGCTGGAGAACCCACGCCAGCAACTCAAGCAGGCTATCCAGAACGTTTTTCACGTTCTGGAAGCTTGGATTTAGAGAATATTGAGCAGTCGATTATAGATGAATCAGTTAGCCAAGCAGAACTCAGAACGGTAGCCACCGAGTTCAAGTTTGAAAACAATTCCGATTTCCCAGCAGAGATACAAGAGAATGACGTACATCAAACCCAGGAAGCTACGCCACAACAGCAGGAATTTACTAATAGGTCTGGTAGTGGTAATGATAATCAATCGCTGTCATCTTTATCTTATGTTAGTAGCGAGTTAACAGAACTAGTAATAGCAACAATCAACACAAACTCTGCTCAAAATACTGAAGATTACTTACAACCGCAGCAGATTTTGCTGGAGATTGAAGAATTACACAAAAATCAAGTTCCAGGGGAGATACTAGCAGAAGCTTATCATCGCTTGGGCACTTTATACCGCCTTCGCATTGAGCAAGGAGATTCAACTCTAGAAAACCTGATGGTGGCAATTATTGCCTATCAGGAGGCAATTAGCTATGACGAAACTTCATCGCAACTTCCAGATATCTTGAATGATTTGGGCACACTCTACTGGATGCTATACCGCACACCACCAAATTCTGAGGAAGGGCAAACTTATATAGAGCAGGCAATAGAATTTTATCAGTTGGCGTTAAAGATGATGTCACCCCAGACACATCGAGAAACTTACGCTCGCGTGCAAAATAATTTGGGGACAGCTTATGGTGATTTAGCTCGTTTTTCTCACCCATCTGAAAATTGGCAGCAAGCAATTTTAGCTTACAGTGAAGCACTCAGCTACCGTACAGCCGAGATGGATTCATTAAAGTATGCGGCTTGCCAAAACAATTTAGGTACTGCTTACTGGCATCTAGGGCAATATAATCAACCAATTGTGCATTTAAAGAAAGCGATCGCAGCTTACAACGAAGCACTCATACACTACAACCCCAAAGAAGAACCGCTTAAGTATGGCATGATTCAAAATAATATCGGTACTGCTTGTTGGAATCTGGCACAATACGAACAACCTGCCCAAAATCTCCAACTAGCGATTAATGTCTATAGTGAAGCTCTCAAATATCGCACTCCAGCTAATGTTCCTAGTGCCTGCGCCGCTACACAAAATAATCTGGGTACTGCCTACTGGCATTTAGCAAACCTATCTCAGACAACTAAACAGGCACGGCAAAACTACCTACAACTATGCATCAGTGCTTACGAAGAGGCCATAGACTTGGCTCACTCACTGAGCGGTACTCTTTTAAGTTTCGATTTGCTTGCCTCTTATAATAACCTGGGATTAGCACATTATCAGCTAGTAATAGATAAGTCATTTAATGGTGACAAACCAACACGTTCTCAACACCTAGAAGTAGCATTAGAAAACCATTTAAAAGCCTTAAAAGGATTAAGCAAACAACCCGAAGCTTATCAAACAACTTTTACTTATGTGGTAAAAACTATTCGCGCTTTTCATAATGAATTAGGGATACAGGGACAAAATCTGGCTTTATCTAAAATTCCTAGTCAGTTGTTGCCAGAGATTTTGTCAAAGTTATAA
- the psb34 gene encoding photosystem II assembly protein Psb34 → MPYTNEEGGLLNNFAREPKIYQAEPPSEGQKRTYLILGIAATALVVALILVAFFVSKSS, encoded by the coding sequence ATGCCCTATACCAATGAAGAAGGCGGCCTTCTGAATAATTTTGCCCGGGAACCAAAGATTTATCAAGCAGAACCTCCCTCAGAAGGGCAAAAACGAACTTATCTCATACTAGGAATCGCCGCTACAGCTTTGGTTGTCGCCTTGATTCTAGTCGCCTTCTTCGTTTCTAAGAGCAGTTGA